From Thalassospiraceae bacterium LMO-JJ14:
GGCGGACCTACGGCAGCTTCCGGTACTTGATGAACGGTGTCAGTTCACCGACGCGGTCGTACAGCACACGGGCGACGCTGTTGAATTCCTGCGTCATCCAGTAAACCTCGGACGCTTTCGCTTCGGCAGCCTTTTCATAGACCGCTTCGATCAGCGCGCGTCCGGCGCCGCCGACACGGGCTTTTGGATCGACGAACAAATCCTGCAAATAGCACTTGTCGTGGACGGTCCAGCAGGTGGCATGGAAAAGATAATGCACAAGACCGACAACCGATCCGTCGTCCGTACATGCGACCAGGCCGTGCGGATCGCTGTCTGCCATCAAGCGGTCCCAAAGCAGCGCCGTATTTTCGTCATCGATTGGCGCTTTATAAAACGTCAGATAGCCGTGCCAGAGTTCCGTCCAACGGGCTTTGTCTGTTTCCGCAATCGGGCGGACAGTAATGTTCATGGATATTCTCCTTCGTATGACCGGTGCTGATAGGTATCACATAATGGTCTTTTCAAAAGTACCTTAATACGCAAAATAAGGGTGCCAATTGGAGGGCGCCGTGCCACAGATTTCCGACCACGCACCGTTATTGATGATCGCCGTCGATCGCGACAGCGCCGTGCCCATGCATCGTCAGGTATACGATCAGATCCGCGACGCCATCCTTGGCGGACGTCTGGCACCGGGGCGCAGGTTGCCGTCGACCCGCGCGCTCGCGGTTGAATTATCGGTATCCAGGAACACTGTACTGGCGGCGTTCGATCAGCTTTTCGCCGAGGGATATACGGAAGGCCATGTCGGTTCCGGTACACGCGTATCCAGAGTGCTTCCCGAAGATGTACTGGCAGCGCGCACGCTCTCTGAAAAGCGCTCTGTCACCGAAACTGCACCCGACACGGAACTGTCCGTAAAGGGCCAGGCATTGTTGGCGGCAAAACCACGCATGCACAGATCTTCATCGGCGCATACCTTCCGTACAGGCTTGCCGGAAATCGACCGGTTTCCGTGGACACAATGGAGCCGCATGGTCGCCAAGTTCTGGCGCAATCCGCCACGGATGCTTGTATCTTACGGCGATCCCGGCGGACATATGCCGCTCAGGGTCGCCATCGCGGAATATCTGCGTGCCGTGCGCGGTCTCGTCTGCGATGCCGAACAGGTTATCGTGACTGCGGGGGCGCAGCAGGCAATAGATCTGGCATCCCGTGCATTGCTCGATCCCGGCGACAAGGTCTGGATCGAAGATCCCGGCTATGCGGGCATCAAGGGTGTGCTGACGGCGACCGAGGCCGAGTTGGTGCCGCTACCGGTCGATGAGCAGGGGCTTGTGGTAGCCGAAGGAATCGCGCGCGCGCCCGACGCGCGGATGGCCGTCGTCACCCCGTCGCATCAGTATCCGCTGGGGGCGGTGATGAGCCTTGCGCGGCGTCTTGAACTTCTGGAATGGGCGGCGGAGAGCGGTGCGTGGGTACTGGAAGACGATTACGACAGTGAATACCGCTATGCGGGCCGCCCGCTGTCCGCTTTGCAGGGGCTGGATCACAGCGGCCGGGTGATCTATGTCGGTACCTTTTCCAAGGTCATGTTCCCGGCGATCCGGCTCGGTTACATGGTGGTGCCGCCGTCGCTGGCGGAGCCGATCATCCGCATTCGCCGATCACTCGATGATCAGACGGCCATCGTCATGCAGCCGGTATTGGCGCAATTCATCGAAAGCGGTCATTTCGCCGCGCACATCCGCCGCATGCGCATCCTCTATGCCGAGCGCCAGCAGGTTCTGATCGATACGGTCCGCAAGCACCTTTCCGATGTTTTGGAAATTGCCCCCGATGAGGCCGGCATGCACATGGTCGCGTTGATTCGCCCTGAAGCGGGAATTTCCGATGCCGACGTTGCGGATGCCGCAGCCCGGGCAGGAGTAAGTGTTGATCCGCTGAGCGCGTTTTACCTGGGCACACCCGACCGCAACGGACTGGTGCTGGGATACGCCGGCTCGGAAACCCGCGATATCAAACGCAGCGTCGAGAAACTGGCCGCTGTGATTGGGAATATTCTCTGAGCGTCGTCCTGAACTTGATTCAGGATCCATATTTCGAGTCACGGACTTTGCCGGACTCTCAGGATTCCAAATCAAGCTTGCGATGACGGATGCAGTATATTCCGCTCAGTCCTCGGCCGTCATGGAAACATAGGTGCCGGGCGCATCGCAAAGAGCCTTGAGCTTGCCGTCGCCGGGTTTGCGGGCGTCGACCATTTCCTTGCCGTTCTGCTTCGTGATCCACTTTTCCCAATCCGGCCACCACGACCCGTCGTGCTGTTCGGCACCGGCCAGCCATTTGTCAGGATCGGCCGGCGTTTCGTCGTTGATCCAGTAGCAGTACTTGCCAGCCGCGGGCGGGTTGACGACACCGGCGATATGGCCGGATGCGGAAAGCACGAAGCGGATCGGGCCTTTGTAAAGCTGCGTCGCCTTGTAGGTCGGAATCCACGGCGCGATGTGATCTTCGCGAGTCGAAATGATGTACGTCGGCACATCTATCTTGCGGAGGTCCAGCTTGACCCCTTCGATTTCGATACCGCCCGGTTCGACCAGTTTGTTGTCGAGATACATGTTGCGCAGATA
This genomic window contains:
- a CDS encoding GNAT family N-acetyltransferase, coding for MNITVRPIAETDKARWTELWHGYLTFYKAPIDDENTALLWDRLMADSDPHGLVACTDDGSVVGLVHYLFHATCWTVHDKCYLQDLFVDPKARVGGAGRALIEAVYEKAAEAKASEVYWMTQEFNSVARVLYDRVGELTPFIKYRKLP
- a CDS encoding PLP-dependent aminotransferase family protein, translated to MPQISDHAPLLMIAVDRDSAVPMHRQVYDQIRDAILGGRLAPGRRLPSTRALAVELSVSRNTVLAAFDQLFAEGYTEGHVGSGTRVSRVLPEDVLAARTLSEKRSVTETAPDTELSVKGQALLAAKPRMHRSSSAHTFRTGLPEIDRFPWTQWSRMVAKFWRNPPRMLVSYGDPGGHMPLRVAIAEYLRAVRGLVCDAEQVIVTAGAQQAIDLASRALLDPGDKVWIEDPGYAGIKGVLTATEAELVPLPVDEQGLVVAEGIARAPDARMAVVTPSHQYPLGAVMSLARRLELLEWAAESGAWVLEDDYDSEYRYAGRPLSALQGLDHSGRVIYVGTFSKVMFPAIRLGYMVVPPSLAEPIIRIRRSLDDQTAIVMQPVLAQFIESGHFAAHIRRMRILYAERQQVLIDTVRKHLSDVLEIAPDEAGMHMVALIRPEAGISDADVADAAARAGVSVDPLSAFYLGTPDRNGLVLGYAGSETRDIKRSVEKLAAVIGNIL